The following are from one region of the Deltaproteobacteria bacterium genome:
- a CDS encoding DUF4326 domain-containing protein, which translates to MLAAESAAHERTLPIAKVRRTLEYETAFDAAWLDASRRVAREPCAPTRVVNCRREASDVFIGRPSKWSGPYHFGRDGSRADVLAKYHQWLIRQPLLLREVFRLRGLALGCDCAPEPCHGDVLAELADAGTEHARDGSGDLPE; encoded by the coding sequence ATGCTCGCGGCCGAATCCGCAGCGCACGAGCGGACCCTGCCGATCGCCAAGGTGCGTCGCACGTTGGAGTATGAGACCGCGTTCGACGCCGCTTGGCTCGATGCCAGCCGGCGCGTGGCGCGTGAACCGTGCGCGCCAACGCGGGTGGTGAATTGCCGGCGTGAAGCCTCCGACGTCTTCATCGGCCGGCCTTCGAAATGGAGCGGGCCATATCATTTCGGGCGCGATGGCAGCCGTGCCGATGTGCTCGCCAAGTATCACCAGTGGTTGATCCGCCAACCGCTGCTGCTGCGCGAAGTCTTCCGATTGCGCGGGTTGGCGCTCGGCTGTGATTGTGCGCCCGAACCGTGTCACGGTGACGTGCTTGCCGAGTTGGCTGACGCCGGCACCGAACATGCCCGCGACGGATCGGGTGATTTACCCGAGTGA
- a CDS encoding OmpA family protein encodes MLILAGCPSAYQRSYEQKTEQLEAQQRFNQQQETLAHAQAQKYAAVVYFAVSSDAIDDDGQRQLRWFVQQMQPYPQASFNVQGFTDSTGSEANNQNLAGQRAANVAASLNSQGIAMSRIVTTGFGEAYAAETNATTQGRRNNRRVEVTVR; translated from the coding sequence ATGCTGATCCTCGCCGGCTGTCCCTCCGCGTATCAACGCTCCTACGAACAGAAGACAGAGCAGCTCGAAGCGCAACAGCGCTTCAACCAACAGCAAGAGACTTTGGCGCATGCGCAGGCGCAGAAATACGCGGCAGTGGTGTACTTCGCAGTTAGCAGCGATGCCATCGACGACGATGGGCAGCGCCAACTGCGCTGGTTCGTGCAGCAGATGCAACCCTATCCGCAGGCCAGCTTCAACGTGCAGGGTTTCACCGATTCGACCGGCAGCGAAGCAAACAATCAGAACCTCGCCGGCCAGCGGGCCGCAAATGTGGCCGCCTCCCTGAACTCTCAAGGCATCGCGATGTCGCGCATCGTCACCACCGGTTTCGGCGAAGCCTACGCCGCCGAGACGAATGCGACGACGCAAGGACGCCGTAACAACCGACGCGTGGAAGTCACAGTCCGGTGA
- a CDS encoding ferritin-like domain-containing protein, with protein MATAAAATIQGIDNFDAELETILTSFDTNYAWNYGSVKAGLRDLYEKAKREQWNGTQQLAWDTPVDPEGEIIPQSFNPLEDYAPYKKLSAKQVGHFRHAQIGWQLSQFMHGEQGALIVASQLTGAVPWMDAKYYAATQTMDEARHVEVFSRYLREKLEWEWPINPNLKKLLDLIICDRRWDFKYLGMQILVEGLAMAAFANMYQLAQEPLAKELVHYVMKDESRHVAFGVISLKDYYVDMPEVELRDREDFVIEACQLMRDRLLADEVAQYMGFPLSEVRQIVLNSPVMKMFRQALFARVVPNIKRLGLLTPRVRAAFEALEIIQFEEFDPEAQDRAIGL; from the coding sequence ATGGCTACTGCCGCCGCCGCTACCATCCAAGGCATCGACAACTTCGATGCCGAGTTGGAAACCATCCTGACCTCGTTCGACACTAACTACGCGTGGAACTACGGCAGTGTGAAAGCCGGCCTGCGTGACCTCTACGAGAAGGCGAAGCGCGAACAGTGGAACGGCACGCAACAGCTGGCGTGGGACACCCCGGTCGATCCCGAAGGCGAGATCATTCCGCAGTCGTTCAATCCGCTCGAAGACTACGCGCCGTACAAGAAGCTCAGCGCCAAGCAAGTAGGTCACTTCCGTCATGCCCAGATCGGCTGGCAACTGTCGCAGTTCATGCACGGCGAGCAGGGCGCGCTGATCGTCGCCTCGCAGCTGACCGGCGCGGTGCCATGGATGGACGCCAAGTACTACGCCGCGACCCAGACGATGGACGAGGCGCGTCACGTCGAAGTGTTCAGCCGCTATCTGCGCGAGAAGCTCGAGTGGGAGTGGCCGATCAATCCCAATCTCAAGAAGCTGCTCGATCTGATCATTTGCGATCGCCGGTGGGACTTCAAGTACCTCGGCATGCAGATTCTGGTCGAGGGTCTCGCCATGGCGGCGTTTGCCAACATGTATCAACTGGCGCAGGAGCCGCTCGCCAAAGAACTCGTCCACTACGTCATGAAGGACGAGTCGCGCCACGTCGCTTTCGGAGTGATCTCGCTCAAGGACTACTACGTCGACATGCCGGAAGTTGAGTTGCGCGACCGCGAGGACTTCGTCATCGAAGCCTGTCAGCTCATGCGCGATCGGTTGCTCGCGGATGAGGTGGCGCAGTACATGGGCTTCCCCCTCAGCGAGGTGCGCCAGATCGTGCTCAACTCGCCGGTGATGAAGATGTTCCGCCAAGCGCTGTTCGCCCGCGTGGTGCCCAACATCAAACGGCTGGGACTGCTGACCCCGCGCGTTCGCGCGGCGTTCGAAGCGCTCGAGATCATTCAGTTCGAGGAATTCGATCCGGAAGCGCAAGACCGCGCCATCGGTTTGTAG
- a CDS encoding DUF3313 domain-containing protein: MSMDTNEPSRRTRVRFAVAGLALVAVLSGCSATTQVKPEATGTCPFLGPSICAMLTPGAKGEANMRYINTSVVWKQYSKVLIDPVTFWGGDTTKVSTADQQALTNYLYQSLQKQLATKFQIVDQPGPGVMRIQVALIDAETATPVLRTVSMLIPQARVLATLKYIATDTYPFVGGARAEAKVTDAVNGTLLSAGDDQRVGGGSMATAATWQWGDAERVADKWTEMITTRLSSLTSGTAPASN, encoded by the coding sequence ATGAGCATGGATACGAATGAACCGAGTCGGCGCACGCGGGTGCGGTTTGCAGTGGCGGGCCTAGCGCTGGTCGCAGTCCTATCGGGTTGCTCGGCCACCACACAGGTGAAGCCTGAGGCCACAGGCACGTGCCCGTTCTTGGGCCCCAGCATCTGCGCCATGCTCACCCCGGGAGCGAAGGGTGAGGCCAACATGCGCTACATCAACACGTCGGTGGTGTGGAAGCAGTACAGCAAGGTCCTCATCGATCCCGTGACCTTCTGGGGCGGCGACACCACCAAGGTGTCGACCGCCGATCAGCAAGCGCTCACGAACTACCTCTACCAGTCGCTGCAGAAGCAGTTGGCAACGAAGTTTCAAATCGTCGATCAACCTGGTCCGGGGGTAATGCGGATCCAGGTGGCGCTCATCGATGCGGAGACTGCGACGCCGGTCTTACGCACCGTCTCGATGCTCATACCGCAGGCGCGTGTGCTGGCCACGCTCAAGTACATCGCCACCGACACCTACCCGTTCGTTGGTGGAGCGCGGGCTGAAGCGAAGGTGACCGACGCCGTGAACGGCACCTTGCTCTCGGCGGGGGACGACCAGCGCGTCGGCGGCGGGTCGATGGCAACCGCGGCGACGTGGCAGTGGGGCGATGCCGAACGAGTCGCGGACAAGTGGACAGAGATGATCACCACGCGCCTCTCCAGCCTCACCTCCGGAACGGCACCGGCCAGCAATTGA
- a CDS encoding ABC transporter ATP-binding protein, translating to MIIEARAVSKHFGERIAVDRLDLTVPAGACFGLLGPNGAGKTTTLRMLYGVTQPTGGTIRIFDLDIAREPRAVRARLGVTLQQNVFIESLTPLENLRVFGRFHLLREPELSRRSDELIDFLELRSHATVPVRFLSGGFQRRLAIALSLMNRPELLILDEPTTGLDPAVRLALWSRVRELRAHGTTVLLTTHYMDEAQRLCDRVAIMANGKAIGEGAPAALITTHLAREAVEVDCAPSEEAALFDGIRTPSRRVRAGNRLMLYLDDATGLAEHIRRRDGGDQRALVVRPANLEDVFLKLTGTSLEGGA from the coding sequence ATGATCATCGAAGCGCGCGCAGTTTCCAAACACTTCGGCGAGCGGATCGCTGTCGACCGACTCGACCTCACGGTGCCGGCGGGCGCGTGTTTCGGGTTACTGGGGCCGAATGGGGCAGGGAAGACCACGACGCTGCGGATGCTCTACGGCGTGACGCAGCCGACCGGCGGAACGATTCGCATCTTCGACCTCGACATCGCGCGCGAACCGCGCGCGGTGCGGGCACGGCTGGGCGTGACGTTGCAACAGAACGTCTTCATCGAGTCGCTGACGCCGCTGGAGAACTTGCGCGTGTTCGGCCGTTTTCATCTGCTGCGCGAACCTGAGCTGTCGCGGCGTAGTGACGAGCTGATTGATTTCCTCGAACTGCGCTCGCACGCCACGGTGCCGGTACGCTTTCTCTCCGGCGGGTTTCAGCGGCGGTTGGCAATTGCCTTGTCGTTGATGAATCGGCCCGAGCTGTTAATCCTCGATGAGCCGACCACCGGCCTTGATCCCGCCGTGCGCTTGGCCTTGTGGTCGCGCGTGCGCGAGTTGCGCGCGCACGGCACCACGGTGTTGCTGACCACGCACTACATGGACGAGGCGCAGCGCTTGTGCGATCGCGTCGCGATCATGGCCAATGGCAAGGCCATCGGCGAAGGCGCGCCGGCGGCGCTCATCACCACGCACCTGGCGCGCGAAGCGGTCGAGGTCGATTGCGCGCCGAGCGAAGAGGCCGCGCTGTTTGACGGCATACGCACGCCGTCGCGCCGTGTGCGCGCGGGCAATCGACTGATGCTGTATCTCGACGACGCGACCGGTCTGGCCGAGCACATCCGGCGCCGCGACGGCGGCGATCAGCGCGCGCTGGTCGTCCGGCCGGCAAATTTGGAGGATGTGTTTCTCAAGCTCACCGGCACCAGCCTGGAGGGCGGCGCATGA
- a CDS encoding ABC transporter permease codes for MSLSVPHALAVWQRNATMYRRTWKWNILPNFFEPVFYLMAIGIGVGAYINQIGGMSYAAFLAPGLVCVAAMNGASFEVTYNIYVRLMFEKAYDAMLTTPLEPDDVLAGEVLWAISRACVYGGCFFIVVALWGLAPLPSALFILPIIPLAGLLFAAVGVTFSLRIQVIDFFSFYFTLFLTPLFLFSDVFFPLKERLSGIWLWVAEVLPLLHPVRLARTAFRGEFSLVVLWDVAYILALSALLLTDARRSIRKRLTS; via the coding sequence ATGAGCCTGTCGGTCCCCCATGCGTTGGCGGTATGGCAGCGCAACGCGACAATGTATCGCCGCACTTGGAAGTGGAACATCCTGCCCAATTTCTTCGAACCGGTCTTCTATCTGATGGCGATCGGCATTGGCGTGGGGGCGTACATCAACCAGATCGGTGGCATGTCGTACGCCGCGTTCCTCGCTCCGGGGTTGGTGTGTGTGGCGGCGATGAACGGCGCGAGCTTCGAAGTGACGTACAACATCTATGTGCGACTGATGTTCGAGAAGGCGTACGACGCGATGCTGACGACGCCGCTCGAACCCGACGACGTGCTCGCCGGCGAAGTGCTGTGGGCCATCAGTCGGGCGTGCGTGTACGGCGGCTGCTTCTTCATCGTCGTCGCCTTGTGGGGCCTGGCCCCGCTGCCGTCGGCACTGTTCATTCTGCCGATCATCCCGCTCGCTGGCTTGCTGTTCGCCGCGGTCGGCGTCACCTTCTCGCTGCGCATCCAAGTGATCGATTTCTTCAGCTTCTACTTCACGCTGTTTCTGACGCCGTTGTTTCTGTTCTCCGATGTGTTCTTCCCGCTCAAGGAGCGCCTCTCCGGAATCTGGTTGTGGGTGGCGGAAGTCTTGCCGTTGCTGCACCCCGTCCGGCTGGCGCGCACTGCGTTTCGGGGCGAGTTCTCACTCGTCGTACTGTGGGACGTTGCGTACATCCTGGCGCTCTCTGCGCTACTGCTTACCGATGCGCGCCGCAGCATCCGGAAGCGGCTGACGAGCTAA
- a CDS encoding TetR/AcrR family transcriptional regulator, which translates to MKAVARLKVAALRTPQQARSRRTRERILTAAIACFEARGYEETTTAQIARRARIAVGTVYTYFKDKRAILLELLDGTANEIADYVVRSLDPALWRNADPRTSVRNLIDALFHAQTFNPGMQRIVWERYFKDPQFRRAVEAIEARVRTAMLELFVALKSTQKLRVRDFEAAAFVIHSAIQWIASRLVLGAPGANTDAAVAAVSDMVSRFLFRD; encoded by the coding sequence GTGAAAGCCGTCGCCCGCCTCAAAGTCGCCGCGCTGCGCACGCCGCAACAGGCGCGCAGCCGCCGTACGCGTGAACGCATCTTGACGGCGGCCATCGCGTGCTTCGAAGCGCGCGGCTACGAGGAAACTACCACCGCCCAGATCGCCCGCCGCGCTCGCATTGCGGTCGGCACCGTCTACACGTACTTCAAGGACAAGCGCGCTATCTTGCTCGAACTCCTCGACGGCACCGCCAACGAGATCGCCGACTACGTCGTGCGCAGCCTCGACCCGGCGCTATGGCGGAACGCCGATCCGCGCACCAGCGTGCGCAATCTCATCGACGCGTTGTTCCATGCGCAGACCTTCAACCCCGGCATGCAACGGATCGTGTGGGAGCGCTACTTCAAGGATCCGCAGTTCCGCCGCGCGGTCGAAGCCATTGAAGCGCGCGTACGGACCGCCATGCTCGAATTGTTCGTGGCGCTCAAGTCGACGCAAAAGCTGCGCGTGCGCGACTTCGAGGCCGCCGCATTCGTGATTCACTCCGCGATCCAATGGATCGCGTCGCGGCTCGTTCTCGGCGCCCCGGGGGCGAATACGGACGCGGCGGTGGCCGCCGTCTCCGACATGGTATCGCGCTTCCTGTTTCGCGATTAG
- the lpdA gene encoding dihydrolipoyl dehydrogenase: MADQSDGGAFDVIVIGGGPGGYVAAIRASQLGLKTAVIEREHLGGICLNWGCIPTKALLRTAEIHHLLQHLDDFGLSASNVHFDTQKIVARSRAVAAQLSRGVSHLLKKNKVIVFDGQGRLDGRGVVAVEKEGRAVATLRAPHIILATGARARTLPGLEPDGALIWTYKEAMVPAAMPRSLLVVGSGAIGIEFASFYRDMGADLTVVEVLPRILPVEDDEISGVARKTFEKQGMTIHTGATVRTLAPGRDQVAVTIELADGKSTTITVDRVILAVGITGNVEGIGIEHTGVVVEKGHVVVDEWCATGEAGVYAIGDVVGPPWLAHKASHEGVLCVEKIAGVADVHSLDVSRIPGCTYCRPQIASVGLTEQRARELGRDVRVGRFPYLGNGKAIALGEPEGLVKTIFDAATGELLGAHLIGAEVTELIHGFAIAMNLETTEAELMQTIFPHPTLSETMHESVLAAYGRAIHV; the protein is encoded by the coding sequence ATGGCGGATCAATCTGATGGTGGTGCCTTCGATGTCATCGTGATCGGCGGCGGGCCGGGCGGCTATGTGGCGGCGATTCGTGCGAGTCAGCTCGGGTTGAAGACGGCGGTGATCGAGCGCGAGCACCTCGGCGGCATTTGCCTCAACTGGGGCTGCATCCCGACCAAGGCGCTGCTGCGCACGGCGGAGATCCATCATCTGCTCCAACACCTCGACGACTTCGGCTTGAGCGCCAGCAACGTGCACTTCGATACGCAGAAGATTGTCGCGCGTTCGCGCGCCGTCGCGGCGCAGTTGTCGCGTGGCGTCAGCCATCTGCTGAAGAAGAACAAGGTGATCGTGTTCGACGGTCAGGGTCGGCTCGATGGCCGCGGCGTGGTGGCGGTGGAGAAAGAGGGCCGGGCGGTGGCCACGCTGCGTGCCCCGCACATCATTCTCGCCACCGGTGCGCGCGCCCGTACGCTGCCGGGTCTGGAGCCGGACGGTGCACTGATTTGGACATACAAGGAAGCGATGGTGCCCGCGGCGATGCCGCGCTCGCTGCTGGTCGTCGGCTCGGGCGCCATCGGCATCGAGTTCGCCAGTTTCTATCGAGACATGGGCGCCGATTTGACCGTGGTCGAAGTGCTGCCGCGCATTCTGCCGGTCGAAGACGACGAGATCTCCGGCGTTGCGCGCAAGACGTTCGAAAAACAGGGCATGACGATTCACACCGGCGCTACGGTGCGCACGCTGGCGCCGGGTCGCGATCAGGTTGCGGTGACAATCGAATTGGCGGACGGCAAGAGCACGACGATCACGGTGGACCGTGTGATTCTCGCGGTTGGCATCACCGGTAACGTGGAAGGCATCGGTATCGAGCACACCGGCGTCGTCGTTGAGAAGGGGCACGTCGTCGTTGACGAGTGGTGTGCAACCGGCGAGGCGGGCGTCTACGCCATCGGCGATGTGGTCGGCCCGCCGTGGTTGGCGCACAAGGCGAGTCATGAGGGCGTGCTCTGCGTCGAGAAGATCGCCGGTGTGGCCGACGTCCACTCACTGGACGTGTCCCGCATCCCCGGCTGCACCTACTGTCGCCCGCAGATTGCCAGCGTTGGACTCACCGAGCAGCGCGCGCGCGAGTTGGGCCGCGACGTGCGCGTGGGCCGCTTTCCATATCTGGGGAACGGCAAGGCGATTGCGCTGGGCGAACCGGAAGGGCTGGTCAAAACGATCTTCGACGCCGCCACCGGCGAATTGCTCGGCGCGCACTTGATCGGCGCCGAGGTTACCGAACTGATCCACGGCTTCGCCATCGCGATGAACTTGGAGACTACCGAAGCCGAGCTGATGCAGACCATCTTCCCGCATCCAACCCTGTCGGAGACGATGCACGAGTCCGTGCTGGCGGCGTACGGGCGGGCGATTCATGTGTAA
- a CDS encoding tetratricopeptide repeat protein: protein MRLVAALTLIAGTTATAAPPSTATDAAAGYVGSTACTPCHAAQAQAWRGSNHKRAMQVADAKTVRGNFHDASLSHSGITSKFFQRDGKFFVRTEGPDGKPATFEIKYTFGVEPLQQYLVEFPGGRLQSLTLAADTRPSASGGPRWFALYPNERIVPGDPLHWTGADQTWNYQCAACHSTNLRKHYDAAANRYATTWSEIDVACEACHGPGARHLAWATAGKDPSVSDYGLSVRLARSSDTRWTIDAQTGNARPASPAHAQATITVCAPCHSRRSVISNEYRPGQPLLDAYLPALLTPGLYYADGQIDGEVYEYGSFVQSRMYRSGVGCTDCHEPHSLKLRAEGNAVCAQCHLAAKYDGPAHHFHPANSSAAKCTSCHMPTRTYMIVDPRHDHSLRVPRPDLSVEIGTPNACTQCHTERSAEWARDRVREWYGHDPVGYQTYARALHAGRTGNPDAAALLSRLVTDTVQPGIARATALGLLRVSPATAGAVETALRDDDALVRRAALASLEAIPPPQRVKLATPLLDDPLRAVRIEAARQLATVPAGDLDESLRARIDRGAAEYVAAQRVDADRPEARTNLGTLFAEQGQGPQAEAEFRAAIALQRSYTPAYVNLADLYRIEQRDPDGERLLRAGIAAAPDDAALQLALGLLLARQKRLPEAIDALQRAATLRPDDPHFGYVLGVALHSSGQTERALVALSTAAARHPTDRELLLALATINRDAGKRDAALEYARRLAAVAPDDPSAKHLVNQLSANADAPVNSQPR, encoded by the coding sequence CTGCGCCTAGTCGCAGCGCTCACTCTCATCGCGGGCACTACGGCCACCGCGGCACCACCGTCGACCGCCACAGACGCGGCCGCGGGTTACGTCGGCAGCACGGCCTGCACGCCATGCCACGCCGCGCAGGCTCAGGCGTGGCGTGGCTCCAATCACAAACGCGCGATGCAAGTCGCCGACGCCAAGACGGTCCGCGGCAATTTCCACGATGCGTCGCTGTCGCACTCTGGAATCACGTCGAAGTTCTTCCAACGCGATGGAAAGTTCTTCGTCCGCACCGAGGGCCCCGACGGCAAACCGGCGACCTTCGAGATCAAGTACACCTTTGGCGTCGAGCCGCTGCAGCAATACCTCGTCGAGTTCCCCGGCGGCCGGTTGCAGAGTTTGACCCTCGCCGCGGACACCCGTCCGAGCGCGTCGGGCGGTCCGCGTTGGTTCGCGTTGTATCCCAACGAACGCATCGTACCCGGCGACCCGCTGCATTGGACCGGTGCGGACCAAACATGGAACTACCAATGCGCCGCCTGTCACTCGACCAACCTGCGCAAACACTACGATGCCGCCGCCAACCGTTACGCGACTACGTGGTCCGAAATCGACGTCGCCTGCGAAGCCTGCCACGGCCCCGGCGCTCGGCATCTGGCGTGGGCGACAGCGGGGAAAGATCCCTCGGTATCCGACTATGGCCTAAGCGTCCGACTCGCTCGCTCAAGCGACACACGGTGGACCATCGATGCGCAGACCGGCAACGCGCGACCGGCATCTCCAGCTCATGCGCAGGCGACGATCACGGTCTGCGCCCCATGCCACTCGCGGCGCAGCGTCATCAGCAACGAATACCGGCCTGGCCAACCGCTGCTCGACGCATACCTTCCCGCGCTGCTCACGCCGGGTCTCTACTACGCCGACGGTCAGATCGATGGTGAGGTCTACGAGTACGGCTCGTTCGTGCAGAGCCGCATGTATCGCAGTGGTGTCGGCTGCACGGACTGCCATGAGCCGCACAGCCTGAAGCTGCGCGCCGAAGGCAACGCAGTGTGCGCGCAATGCCATCTGGCGGCGAAATACGATGGCCCGGCGCATCACTTCCATCCCGCCAACTCGAGCGCAGCGAAGTGCACGAGCTGCCACATGCCGACCCGCACCTACATGATTGTCGATCCGCGCCACGACCACAGTCTGCGCGTGCCGCGCCCCGATCTGTCGGTCGAGATTGGGACGCCCAATGCCTGCACGCAGTGCCACACCGAGCGCAGCGCCGAATGGGCGCGTGATCGCGTGCGCGAGTGGTACGGGCACGACCCCGTTGGCTATCAGACCTACGCGCGCGCGTTGCACGCCGGGCGGACCGGGAACCCCGACGCCGCCGCGCTGCTCAGCCGACTGGTGACCGACACCGTGCAGCCGGGAATCGCCCGCGCCACCGCGCTGGGGCTGCTGCGCGTGAGCCCGGCCACTGCGGGCGCCGTCGAGACCGCGCTGCGCGATGACGATGCGCTCGTTCGTCGCGCCGCGCTGGCGTCGCTGGAGGCGATCCCGCCGCCCCAGCGCGTGAAGCTGGCCACGCCGCTGTTGGACGATCCGCTGCGCGCCGTGCGCATCGAGGCAGCGCGCCAGCTTGCGACGGTGCCAGCGGGCGATCTGGATGAGTCGCTGCGCGCACGCATTGATCGCGGCGCGGCCGAGTATGTCGCCGCGCAACGCGTCGATGCCGACCGTCCGGAAGCGCGCACCAATCTCGGTACGCTTTTCGCGGAACAAGGCCAGGGGCCGCAGGCCGAGGCGGAGTTTCGCGCCGCGATCGCGTTGCAGCGGAGTTACACGCCGGCCTATGTGAACTTGGCTGATCTCTATCGCATCGAGCAGCGAGACCCGGACGGCGAGCGGCTGCTGCGCGCCGGGATCGCGGCCGCGCCCGACGACGCGGCGCTGCAGCTCGCGCTCGGTCTGCTGTTGGCCCGTCAGAAGCGGCTGCCTGAAGCAATCGACGCACTCCAGCGCGCAGCAACGCTGCGTCCGGACGATCCGCATTTCGGCTACGTGCTCGGCGTGGCGCTGCACTCGAGCGGACAGACCGAACGCGCACTGGTGGCGCTATCCACCGCAGCAGCGCGGCATCCAACGGATCGCGAGTTGCTGTTGGCGTTGGCGACGATCAACCGCGACGCGGGCAAGCGCGACGCCGCGTTGGAGTATGCGCGCCGACTAGCGGCGGTCGCCCCCGACGACCCGAGCGCGAAGCACCTCGTGAATCAGCTCAGCGCGAATGCAGACGCACCCGTGAATTCGCAACCCCGTTGA
- a CDS encoding class I SAM-dependent methyltransferase → MDESPDGEFYREPRFVTHIDDATIAALTQVYRELIPAGASVLDLMSSWISHLPPEITYARVAGLGMNHAELARNRQLSDFVVHDLNIAPELPCPDTTFDAVINAVSVQYLTRPIEVFASVYRALKPGGFCAVAMSHRLFPTKAIAAWHTLDATDRARLVASYFQLAGGYDAPQFLDRSPVDADPLWIVIARRAR, encoded by the coding sequence ATGGACGAATCGCCGGACGGCGAGTTTTATCGCGAACCGCGCTTCGTCACCCACATCGATGACGCCACCATCGCCGCGCTCACGCAGGTGTACCGCGAGTTGATTCCCGCCGGCGCCAGCGTGCTCGACCTGATGTCGTCGTGGATCTCGCATCTACCTCCCGAGATCACGTACGCGCGCGTGGCCGGCCTCGGGATGAATCACGCCGAACTAGCGCGCAACCGACAGCTCAGCGACTTCGTCGTTCACGACCTCAACATCGCACCCGAACTCCCCTGCCCCGACACGACATTTGATGCCGTGATCAACGCGGTGTCGGTGCAGTACCTCACCCGTCCCATCGAAGTGTTCGCCTCGGTGTACCGCGCGCTGAAGCCGGGCGGATTCTGCGCGGTGGCGATGTCGCACCGCCTGTTTCCCACCAAAGCGATCGCGGCCTGGCATACGCTCGACGCGACCGATCGCGCGCGACTCGTCGCGTCCTACTTCCAACTCGCCGGCGGCTATGACGCACCGCAGTTCCTCGATCGCTCGCCAGTGGACGCCGATCCGTTGTGGATCGTCATCGCTCGACGAGCCCGGTAG
- a CDS encoding MoxR family ATPase, producing the protein MEKSNGFDRFQGTSGYIASGPLVDAVNCAIALERPLLLKGEPGTGKTVLSKHVADGLGMPMLSWHIKSTSKAADGLYVYDTVQRLNDSRFGTGDVADIRRYIKLGPLGSVFNAAERHVLLIDEIDKADLEFPNDLLRELDEMRFSILETNEEILAKHRPVVIITSNNEKELPDAFLRRCIFYYIEFPDVPLMRKIIDVHHPHLDAKLLDQVLIKFYWLREQNELRKKPSTSELIDWISALIRSGISRDKIETHIPFLGALLKKEQDVDALQQHDAKGGRYPKKWEDLGPRYNQ; encoded by the coding sequence ATGGAAAAATCGAACGGCTTCGATCGCTTTCAAGGCACGTCCGGATACATCGCCTCGGGTCCACTCGTCGACGCGGTCAACTGCGCGATCGCGCTGGAACGCCCGCTGCTGCTCAAAGGGGAACCGGGCACCGGCAAGACGGTGCTCTCCAAGCATGTCGCCGACGGACTCGGGATGCCGATGCTGTCGTGGCACATCAAGTCGACTTCCAAGGCCGCCGATGGGCTCTACGTGTACGACACGGTGCAGCGCCTCAACGACAGCCGCTTCGGCACCGGCGATGTCGCCGACATTCGCCGCTACATCAAGCTCGGCCCGCTGGGCAGCGTCTTCAACGCGGCCGAACGCCACGTGCTCCTCATCGATGAGATCGACAAAGCGGACTTGGAGTTCCCCAACGACTTGCTGCGCGAGCTCGATGAGATGCGCTTCAGCATCCTGGAGACCAACGAGGAGATTCTCGCCAAACACCGTCCGGTGGTCATCATCACCTCCAACAACGAGAAGGAACTGCCCGACGCGTTTCTCCGCCGCTGCATCTTCTACTACATCGAGTTCCCCGACGTGCCCTTGATGCGCAAGATCATCGACGTCCACCATCCGCATCTCGATGCCAAGCTGCTCGATCAGGTGCTGATCAAGTTCTACTGGCTGCGCGAGCAGAACGAGCTGCGCAAGAAGCCGTCGACCTCGGAACTCATCGACTGGATCAGCGCGCTGATCCGTTCGGGCATCAGCCGCGACAAGATCGAGACCCACATCCCGTTCCTCGGTGCCCTGCTCAAGAAGGAGCAGGATGTCGACGCGCTGCAACAGCACGATGCCAAGGGCGGCCGCTACCCGAAGAAGTGGGAAGATCTCGGACCGCGCTATAATCAGTGA